In the Pecten maximus chromosome 5, xPecMax1.1, whole genome shotgun sequence genome, CCCTATATATCCATTGTCATGatctacattgtaatatcaTTATCTAGGAGGACATGACTAAGCATCAACTTACTAATATTAAATACACTACCTTATTCATAGTAGTGTAAAGTAACAAATGAATTCCTGTTTATTCATATAGACAGGACAGTacaatatgaatattcataactGTAACTAAGAATACATTACCTATCTACTATGAAACCAAATCATCAGAAAATCAACGTCATTAAAATTCACACGAAATACAATAGAAAATGATATATCAGACAATAAAATGTTCTTTCATCTATTTCTAAGTACAATTGCTGACGAAAAATTGCtgtattcctgattcaaatgtgTATTACATTCTCGACTCGTATTAGAAATATTGCCAGCCCGCGACTCCATACAATATTTCGGCAAggttgtgtattatatatatacaactgagCACAATATCACCAGCAGTTATCAGCCAAACTGATACAACATGGCGGAGTTAAAGAGAGTCGCTTGTGAAGCGATCGACAGGGTAGCTTTGGATCTAAACAATATCAGTCAGGAATTATGGAAGAATCCAGAATTGAACTACAACGAGCACCATGCTCACACCATACTGACTGATTTCCTGGAGAATCAAGGATTTCACGTGGAGAGGAAGTACAAACTCGATACGGCTTTCCGGGCCACATTCGGTGACGATAGCGCGGGTCCACATGTGGCGGTGTTGTGTGAGTATGACGCGCTGCCAGAGATTGGTCACGCATGTGGACACAACCTGATAGCAGAAGTGGGCGTGGCAGCCGGGGTTGGAATCAAGGCTGTCATGGAAACATCCGGGCAACCTATCGGCAAGGTAGGCTGgaagtaaacaaacatttaaaagtacGTGAATCATGCGAATATTTTCTTAAGCAGATAACTATGTCTGTTTATTAATAAATTGTCAATAGTGTACCATCGTGGGCTGCACGATGATAATagaaaatatgtaataatatcGATGAATATGAATATTACGGTCTGCATTTTTATACTCTAATTGATAAGTTGATTATGTTTTTCCAATTCACAGAAATAAACTTCTCGTTTTATCACAAATATCACATTGATTTGTCACCGTCactgaaaatgattttttttttatcgtacAGAAGTTTGGGACAGGGcattataatttacataaatgaCAAGAAGGCAGTCTGTATAggtttattgttttttgtttatgtttttttgggtttttttttttgacgaTTACATAAAATATCTTCAACGACACATGTTCTAATTTCTTATATCTGTAGAATAAAGCAATTCTGATTCTTAATTAGAACTGTGCACGGTCATCAACTAGCGTAGCTCCTGTCCGGCACACCGTTTTTTCTGCTGCCCTGTACGGGATCTTCTTCCGTTTCCGGTTCAACTTTTTCTAATGCCTAATTCCTAGTTAACTGCAATATAAATAATACTTGTATAGGAATTATACCAAGCTGATTTGGGGCGGACATTCCTTGATAGGATATTTTGTGCCGTACATCGTGAGCTCGTAAAAACacattgtgattttttttcatattaaagAAATAGGGAGTTCCAAACACAATGTATAATTGGTTAGTCAATGTAATATATGACTGTTGAGAAATAGGAAGTTCTTATTCGTGGTTTGACATTCCAGACAGTAACACACACCtttatactggtatatattagCCTACTATTGACTTTACTTTACttacatgttgtttatataaaatgtttatctaATTTTAACTTATAATTTGATAATCTGCTTGTTGGTATATACTTGATGTCTTTTATGTGCCCCAAAGACAGTGATCTCATGCCATGGCGCAGCCTTTTTTCGTCTGGTGTCCGTAAACAATCTCTACTTGTCCTTAATAACAGAATGGATTATGATAAAAACTCTGAAGTATTACTGAGAAAAGAATACTCAACTGTTCAATAAACAGAGAGTCTGACTCCCTGGTGGGTGGGTTTGAAGGGAAAACGGGAAATAGACGTaatcctttttaatttttttcttttgcattGCGTAATAGATTTTTGAGTTTTTGATAAATGAACTTTGAcattaattcaaaattgtaattCCAACTGAAAATTATCAAAGTTTATGATGGCATATTTGATGATGTGTGTAATGTCATTGGATGGTTGTAATTTAGGATTACGTGATTAAAATCATTTGTGTTTCTGATTATAGCAAGAATTGGAAggtaaattgtttttatatagcTCATAAGTATATCCTACAGAGGGGACAGAAGGGAAAGAGAATGTAAAAATGACTATTTAagttaatttctttttaaatgaattttcgCAGAGGTTTAAGATGGGAATATATTTGCTATACAATttgaattatattaattattattgcTGTTTAGACATAATCCCTCAATATTTAGGTTTACTGACTAGCTGCATTTATTCATCTACTAGTTGTGCGTGTTGGGTACACCAGCTGAGGAAGGCGGCAATGGGAAGGGACATCTTTTAAAAAGCGGCGCGTTCACCGAGTTTGACGTCGTGATGATGTCACATCCGTTTCCATATGACGATGCTCGGCCACAGAATCTTATATCAGTTGATATGTACGTGAGGTTTTCTATCTACTGAAAGTTTATCATTTACTATGTAATCAGATTTTCACACCTCTGAATTCCTCTTAGGGCATGGAGTCAAAGGAAAACTCCTACCATTGCATATTTCATAAACTGTCCTGCAACAcactatttcaaaatatttactttgatGAAATCTCGTAGAGATTCTGGGCTACAAGATTATAGGATTCAATGTCTTATTGAGGAATATTTTAACATTGAGAAGCTAAAAATGTTTACAGTCGGTATATTCTGTGTTTTTGTTAATAATGCAGTCATATCCTTTCATCCGGGCTTTGACCTAGATTCCCATGGAAGATAGAGCCTTTGTAAACATAACTAAATTGgtggtattgttatacgtgcTGTAGCTGATGGTGCTAGGAACTCGGCAGAAGAAGGAGGTGGCGGGAAAATCCTTCTCATCGATAAACATGGATTTGATAATATTGACGTGGCGATGATGTCACATCCGGCACCAAGAGATATTTTAAACCCACCAATGTTTGCCCGTCAGAGGTTTGCGAATCTCAATATCCCAATACCTACAATATGTTTCGGCTTTATTCGCTGCTGTTGCTTTATTTTAATCGGTATATACTATGAAGGCGATCCTAAACAATCTTGCTTGTATGTCGATATGTTTGGTAGCATATTTCACTATATCACTTTAAAGCCATGTGTACGTTGATACTGTCACCATCCAACATAACTATGGCCCCGTGGTCTCCTAATGCCGTATATGCATGCAGGTTATTAATGCTCTGAATATTACGCTTCGTGTCCTTTGGGATATTCCCTGTTTCCTTTCCTGGAATAGTCTCTATGCAAAGACTGTTCCTGTTCTCATTCAAGCTATTATTGGCAGATAACTGTTATGGGGACCCCAGACGAGGAAAACGAAGGAGGTAAATTTTGCTACAAAAAGAAGCGTTTGAGAAAGTTGATGTAGCTATAATGTCACATCCTGGACCTAGTGACGCCCTGCTTCCAAACACAATGGCACTGGATTGGTCAGTTGTAGAAATAAATGTCCATGAATAATCGTAAAAGCAGTCCGATTGGTTGGCATTATAGGTATTGTTGACATGTTCCCGCCACTTCTCAATAgacatatataatcatatatttaatcagaatacacagatttatttatatctttacCATTGTAGCAATTTCTATAACAACAGAAAATGTCGTTCTGCTgattatttcaaatatgttccactatacacatgtattacatCTGATATATTTAAAGTGTCACATTTGCGGGGAACGCTTAGATAGTAGTAATGACACTCTTTGCTTCCAGGGTAACCGTGACGTATAAGGGCAAGGCAAGTCACGCCGCGGCATTTCCCTGGGAAGGCATCAACGCGCTGGACGCGGCAGTCACGTGCTACCAGACCGTGTCCTGCATGCGCCAGCAGATGAAGCCGACATGGAGAGCCCACGGTAATAATTTTAATCACTTTCTCCATGGATGAATCATAGACAAATAAATTGACGTTTTGATATACCTTTTCGCCATATATGTTGATACATATGGTACCCAGAGATGTTGGGGATCAGGCGAAGAGGTTTATATAATTGATATGGTATTTCGATATATTTGCTACCAAGAGGTGTGTAGCTTTGGCgaatatgtttataaaattgATATGCTAATTTTATACTTTTTAACTTGCTCTGCCAACATTAATTGATTACTATTTCCAGTATGTACTTCTTGTGGAGACTTAGGGGCTGCTGTGGCAGATTGgctaaggtgtcccgacactttatcactagccctccacctctgggttgcgagttcgaatcccACATGGGGCAtttacctggtactgaccgtaggccgggtATCCGGCTCtcctcaacctccaaaacctgcCACGTACTtaaatgtccctggctgttaataataCGTTACTTAAATCAAATAAACCAATTGTTAAGAATGTAGGtactattttatattaattttttgtaGGATTAATGTAGTTTTAGTTTGATCATGTTCTATGAAATTATGTTAATCAcgatataaatgtaattttccTGGTGTAATTACTGCTATAGGAATAATCACAAAAGGTGGAGTTAGGCCAAATATCATACCGGAAGAGGCTTCGTTGGAATATTACATCCGGGCACCAAATAGGGCGGAGCTTAATGTGTTGCGGGAAAAGATAATTGGTTGTTTTGAAAGTGCAGCGACAGCAACAGGATGCAAGGTAGTGCGCGATGTTAAACACATATGTTGTCCAtattaaataacatttattcGTCTAGATTTAAAATGGTAATATAAATAATTGGACCGGAGTAGCAAAAAGCaaaaaagtatataaataatggagttttattatttcatttcttatCAGGTTGAGTACGACTTCTCAGATATGCCATATTTAAATGTCATTAGTAACCAAGCTCTGGCTTCGTCATTCGAGACAAACGCCAAGATACTGGGGCTAGATTTCAAGAAGCATGGATTGCCTACAGACAATATTCCCTTGGGATCAACCGATATGGGAAACGTGTCATACGTTGTCCCTAGTATACACCCATTCTTTTACATTGGGACAGACGAGGTCAACCACACTAGGGGCTTTACTGGGGCTACAGGTAAGGTGAATCAAACTAAGGGCTTTATTGGGGCTACAGGTAAGTCAATCAAACCTCAATATAGGCTTTATTGGTGAGGGAATTCATTGGTGCTACAGGTATGGGACTATATGTAGGTATACCCAAACACAATATGAGATTTCCTTGTGTAAGAGGTAAGATGAACCACGCGAGAGAATTCACCGGTGCTACAGCTATGGAAACCACACTAGGGGCTTCAACAAGGCAACAGGTAAGGTCAACCATACAAGGGGCTTTACTGGTACTACAGGTAAGGTCAAACACACTAAGGGCTTCATCAAGTCTATAGAATCttacacatttttcaaatttacctTCTCTGGGACAGGATAGGACCATAGGGTATGATGTCCAAATAGGAAGTGGCTGGCTGCAAGTATTGGGCTGATAGGTCAagtcttctattggtaccgaAGATGGAGATTCATAttagaaaaaaacatgaaaattgaaacaaatttttgattaatatataaatatcttgatGAATTTTGAATCCAGACAGATGTCTTTTGGTCATACaagagtattgatattgtactactaaaaaatataaacaaataagatatagccTGAAgatgaaggggagataactccatgCTATCTCCCCACCCCCCAACCCACCCCTTATTACTCGACttaatctaaaaaaaactaGGACAAGagcaattatttatataattgagTCAAAACACACACAGGACAGTGGGCCGGGCTAGGGACAACAGAACTACCAAAATAACCACCAAAaatcgaaccggggtagtgacaacagaacaaccaatcACATCACCGAACACCGAACCGGGCTTGGGACAAGAGTACAACCAGAAAAACCACCAAACATCGAACCGGGGTACTGTctacagaacaaccagacataCTACGGGACTACAAAACACGCTTCATACAGCTACCACtgaaataaatactatattttcGTATTATTCTGATCTATGACCCCCTTTACACTCTACACATgcccatattttcattataaacaatcTCAGAATCTGATTTCCTGCttaaattctgccaaaatacCTTCATGATGAAAATCCCAGCCGAACATGTTCAGATGGGTCCCGTCATCTGGTGTCCAGGAACGCTGAACGGCATAAAATGTCAAATCTGGTAGCTCCCTATAGGGACtacggaaccaaatgatttcccttagacggtaatgttaacgtttaccactgtactgcttaaatggagttttcaacactggtccagtagccataattttgaagtatggcacctcggaaacctctaaatataataataaaaaattctaccaatttcaactttttttatatgggggccaccatcttgtattgaattcagcaccaaaaattcatctaaatttacaacaaaatatacacttgcttaactccccctgacaaaaacaggctagcaaaaaaacttttttttttctatatattttacatctatatgtattgcccaacccacatattaaaactttggagACTCCTCCCACCAAAATATCCAATtagtaggccccgatgcattcaccctcctattaaatcttcagcccaaacggggaaaacccacaatctattttcgATTTGGTTCTGTGGCCCCTATAGTTAAGGTCAACCATACAAGGGGCTTTACTGGGACTACAGGTAAGGTCAATTACACGTGGGACTTTATCAAGGCTACAGGTAAGGCCAACCAtactaggggggggggggggggtcagtgGGGCTTCATGCAAGGTAACAAACTATTACATCTACTTACCTACATCAATACGGTGTTTTCtcttttcaaaaatgttttgaattaaaatcaaCAACATTGGTATGTTTATGTCCGGAATCATTTGTTTCCGATAAGGTCCATTCCCATTCAAGCACTTAGGATGTATATTTGATTGTCTCTTAACGCTTCCAATTCTTACAGTCATCTCCATGCGATGAATTcaatgtttaaatcatttaaagttAACAACAGTTACGTTAAGGTTTTATAGAAGATATGTACATATGCGATAAGTAATGTCATTATAACCGTACGTATGGGTGTACATTGACTTTCCATAGTGTTTCCTTTTACTGcttattgtaaaatataaaaacacaatttaTTCACCCCAAAAGGTGCCGCTGCCGCCCAGCCGTATACCATACTACAGGGAAAGGCAATGGCGATGACAGCAATAGACGTCTTCACAAACAAAGATCTTTTACCCAGAATCAAAACTGAATTCGACGATGAACCACAGAGGAAGGATTAATATCATCTGTGTGTGCgttaatgaaaatatcaaagttGTGATAACATTCAATACAGCATTGTATTTTAGTTCATTTAAATCTTCCTGATCAGTCATTAATTGtgttttctaccacaatacactGTGTCATTCgactctcagaccatcagttaatcattacagctgttgattaacaatctgtttataccacacgtggtataaactctgtacgcattttgcttggctaacacggtgaactttgatccaagctgcaattgttattgacgtcatcaataatcttatgatgtcacatcaccgggtcccggacgtcaccggtacactttatttgcatacgcgaaattatgcttggccacgtttccctttgattcaagccgatattattgtggtagaaacaggtcacacgactcaaaattgttggatatggaatttatttcacactcgtaagttattttttaaaagttgcaaaaaacactcgctaaagctcgtgtcttttgtaacttttaaaaaaataacttactcgtgtgaaataaattccatatccaacaaccactctttgtgtaacctttatgTATGACATACTGATAAACATATGAATAATGACACTAACACAAATAAAAGAAATGGTGATTTATTTTAGTTGTTTTTGCCGAATTTTTAATCTTTGTGAATAAACTTACTTCATGATATTCTAAATATTTTGTGTTAATCTATCATTGTTTAACGCTACGTTTCCACATCACTTGACACAGACACAGGCTAATCGCCAACATTGAACCTGAAGATCCACATAAAATAGCATCAATTGTGTACAGATGGATATTGGCTGACTTCCGATAAATATGCAGCCTTTTCCTTTTGGTGGGGGTAGCTGTGATCATCAGCTGTATAGCGTTAGAATTAACACACTTGAGTTCTCACTTTTTGATCTTCATGGCTGTCTAAAATTAACACTGTAGAGGTATACGTCTAATTTGACGGATTAACTTTTGTAAAGTTACGAGAATTTGAGAATTATTCCGATATGCTAGAGATCGAAACATCCTGGAGATGTCTAATTTCAGGGTATcgtgatacagaaaaaaaatggccgacagatttttttcatatcagTCACGGGTAGCAGGCCTCCTTAATAGAAATATAACCCTGTTTTACTGGTAATGATGTCATAGGTGGTAGTAGATGAGCAAGAGGGATAGGTTATTCGTTCGAAGTGGTGATAGTCATCACATATACATGTTCcgatatatagagaatacatggtcagtgtcttaaaatataagctgtattttggcgagggtaaagaaagacaaaagtggcgagccttggcgagccacttttgtctttctgtcccgagccaaaaatacagcttgtATTTTAAGACattgaccatgtattctatttatcctgcaacagtcataaaaatacttataaaaaataattattttgaagtgaaacggcgtcaaaaatgatagaaatatgttcgccttttaaacgtagtttcactttgaagtaggtcagtcgaactgacgcacgtgctaagattccaaaatacagctgttttccgtcactgccgtatacagcaaaaatatatacggtgggtgtattccgacaatgcggtggcagttgcaggataaatatatattggtgaTGTGCGATTCGGTTCAGTAGTCACACAGCAAGCTATACTGTATagacaaatataacaatagacaaATGATAACCAGTAATCCCATTGAGATTTGAAATAGGCTGTTTATTGCAAAAACGAcataaaatttaataatgatgtacatatatacaataaatgcCTCATCACACTGACCAAAAATGCATGTAGTCATCATGATGTATACGACTATTGTAGTAGGAGAATTAGGATTGGGTGTGGGGGTAGGGGTAGGGTGtgtgaaaaacaaaacaccTCACAAAGAGTTCTGCATTGTAACTATATTCTAAACACAACTCTCTGTGGACACCACAATGCATTTACAATAGAAGCATTTCCTACACATTAATAACCTCTGGGCTGCAAGGACATTATTTGGCATTAGATGACCTATTAATTCAGTACTTTATTTACAGTAGTGTAGGTTGGGATTCCTCtatatttatacagatttacaatgtacatcaacttgattattttaatataacgtaaacaatcacaACCTGGTAACCTATATACAATACGCACAACATGAATATTCATCCCTGTTACTGagaatacattatttatttactatggaaacaaataatcaataaatcaaCAACATTACCACATGTTGTATATGACGACATTTATTTAGTCATAATACTAAAGCGTAATTTAAGTAATTATATCTACtctgaattaaaacaataaaacgtAACAGCATGACTCTTTATTACACGATATATCTACTGAACGCATTGACAAGACAAAGCGTAGTTGACTAGAATTTACAATTTCACATGAAACATTTACAATAATATTCTTCTATAGAAAACgataaaaaaagaacatttatttcaatatactagtaaaaaaatgaatatttcgTAAAGGATTACTTACATTTATGATGCATATCTGTACTACATTTTCGACACGTATTAGAACGATTACCAGCCCGGGACTCCATACAATATTTCGGCAAggttgtgtattatatatacaccactgaACACAATATTATCACCAACAGTTATCAGACAAACTGATACAACATGGCGGAGTTAAAGAAAGTCGCTTGTGAAGCGATCGACAGGGTAGCTTCGGAACTAAACAATATCAGTCAGGAATTATGGAAGAATCCAGAGATGAACTTCAAAGAGCACCATGCTCACACCATACTGACTGATTTCCTGGAGAATCAAGGACTTCACGTGGAGAGGAAGTACAAACTCGACACGGCTTTCCGGGCCACATTCGGTGACGATAGCGCGGGTCCACATGTGGCGGTGTTGTGTGAGTATGACGCGCTGCCAGAGATTGGTCACGCATGTGGACACAACCTGATAGCAGAACTGGGCGTGGCAGCCGGGGTTGGAATCAAGGCTGCCATGGAAACATCCGGGCAACCTATCGGCAAGGTAGGCGGGAACAAAACAGATATCAAAATAGTAGATAAATCATGcgaatattatcaatatatataatttaagtcTGTGTTATAAGAAATATCCAGTGACCAATATAGAACCATGGTGGTCTGcatcataataataaaaaatattcgATGGTATAAATGAATTCGGATATCACGTTCTGCATTTTAAACTCTGATTGATTGGTTGATTATATTTCTCTAATTCACagcaataaaattatttatgcATATCACTGTATTTAGTCTTCGGCGTCACTAAAAAGGTGATTTTATCTCACAGAAATGCATACGATATTTCATAATTTGCATaaatgacaaaacaaatttgtttagGAAAACTATTTTCTATGTATTCTAAAATATTCCAAAGACACATGTTCGAGTTTCTTTTCAATGAAGTGTTGCAGATACTGCAGACTTTGCACGATGCTCACCTCAATTTAAAATCTGACCGGCACATCCTTTTCTGATTCCCTGAACGCGTTCTCCTTCCACTTCCAATCAATTTTTCCCAATGAAGCTCCGCCTGCTTCATATCCAATAGAGTTAAGATGGTACTTGTAATTTTTTAGTGTTTGATACATGTCAGTAGTGAATGTTATTTACCGTCCTGAATGTAAACGTTTGCCAGCTACCTACAAAGTGATTTTCAATCATACAAGATTATAAATAATACTTGTATATGAGTTATGCTAAGCTGACTTGGCATAATAGTAAAAGTAAGTAAATtgttttcttcatcatttggttttctatgttatatccaaatacaaaatacattgtcGTTAACAATAAAATCTTGTTGATCCGCAGATACGAAATACGAATTTGTGACTGTTAAGAAATAGGAAGTTCTCATACAGTGCTCGCTGTCTAACATTGCAGAcagtatattacatatttataaccgtatttgttaatatataatacacttACTTCACttacatattgtttatataaaatgttaaacatttATCTCATTTATCTTATAATTATTAATCTCCTTATTTGTTTATCGTATGCCATTATGTAGCGTCCGACGCCCGTCTGACGTTCTTAAACAATCGCTACTTGTCTTGGAAAGCTGAAttgattttgaccaaattaAGTTTGTAGCATTATTCAAGCCGATTGTCTCACTTTCCTCGGGGTTGGTCGGAAGATGATAGAGAGAAAAGGACTAAATATGTCATTCTTCCTTGGTATTGTCTTGCTCATCTCCACTATTCAAGGCCTCTGATCACGTTTCACTCCACGTTCATGGAGTGAAAggtaatcagaagccttggctagcgatgGTGGTCGTGTTTAATTTTTGAGAATTTCTTGGAGTATTTAATAGaagaattttgataaaaaagaacagggaatacatgtactaacaatAAAACATAATCGAATTCCTATTCAAAGTTGTTAGAATGAGGTCAATTTATAACACAAATACAGATTAGCATATAGGCCCCAAAGAAATTGACCATATGTTCAGGAAGAGTAAGCGTTTTCTGCTACCctcgacgacaccagccatgCAAATTTAGATCAAATGAGGTATGTATCCTCATTGGGTGAATGTTTCAATGATAGAACTATTAACGTATGATggttttatgtatgtatgttctTCTGATAACGAATGCATTTTTATTTATGCCTTATCATGACTGTAGATGTagtttataaatatgtatgaaCATGTAGCACTACTTAGTAAAGGTACTGATATACAGCTATCCATCTTTGCTcggataatatatataaaatgtctatCTTGTCAAGATATCTAGGTGAATGCATGTATGCTCGTTAAGAAACATGTtacgattaaatgcttgaatAAGTCAACTTTTaatgtct is a window encoding:
- the LOC117326968 gene encoding peptidase M20 domain-containing protein 2-like is translated as MAELKRVACEAIDRVALDLNNISQELWKNPELNYNEHHAHTILTDFLENQGFHVERKYKLDTAFRATFGDDSAGPHVAVLCEYDALPEIGHACGHNLIAEVGVAAGVGIKAVMETSGQPIGKLCVLGTPAEEGGNGKGHLLKSGAFTEFDVVMMSHPFPYDDARPQNLISVDMVTVTYKGKASHAAAFPWEGINALDAAVTCYQTVSCMRQQMKPTWRAHGIITKGGVRPNIIPEEASLEYYIRAPNRAELNVLREKIIGCFESAATATGCKVEYDFSDMPYLNVISNQALASSFETNAKILGLDFKKHGLPTDNIPLGSTDMGNVSYVVPSIHPFFYIGTDEVNHTRGFTGATGAAAAQPYTILQGKAMAMTAIDVFTNKDLLPRIKTEFDDEPQRKD